Proteins encoded by one window of Rubrobacter indicoceani:
- a CDS encoding ABC transporter substrate-binding protein, with amino-acid sequence MSKRFFRKAGLALLGATTLSLAACGGNPDSGSGGGSGEETGSGSSGGTRTLEHAMGTAEVPENPERVVVLDTGELDSAVSLGVTPVGAVEAVAGQGLPGYLEGTDEIELVGTIEEPNLETISTLEPDLILSSSLRHEAIYDQLSQIAPTVFTEETGVTWRENFDKHAEALNREAEAEQVVSDYESRIEDFRNATGDTPPTVSVVRFTPGDTRIYQKESFIGTILDDAGLPRPEAQDVEDFALLNVTAEAIPDMAGDVIYTTVYDREADTAKADITSDPLWQNLEAVQNDRVYEVSDDLWMLGIGYTAAQGVLSDLEETITDGSGSTTMETTMMETTG; translated from the coding sequence ATGTCCAAGAGGTTTTTCAGGAAGGCCGGTCTGGCGCTGCTCGGAGCGACGACGCTCTCGCTCGCGGCCTGCGGCGGCAACCCGGATAGCGGTTCGGGGGGCGGCTCCGGTGAAGAGACGGGCAGCGGTTCTTCCGGCGGGACTCGAACGCTCGAGCACGCTATGGGTACGGCTGAGGTCCCCGAGAACCCGGAGCGCGTGGTCGTGCTGGACACCGGGGAACTGGACAGCGCCGTCTCGCTCGGCGTAACGCCCGTCGGAGCGGTCGAGGCCGTCGCGGGTCAGGGCCTGCCGGGATACCTCGAAGGCACGGACGAAATCGAACTCGTCGGGACCATCGAGGAGCCGAACCTGGAGACCATCTCCACCCTTGAGCCGGACCTGATCCTGTCGAGTTCCCTGCGCCACGAGGCGATTTACGACCAGCTCTCCCAGATCGCACCCACCGTCTTTACCGAGGAAACGGGCGTTACCTGGCGCGAGAACTTCGACAAGCACGCCGAGGCCCTGAACCGCGAGGCCGAAGCCGAACAGGTCGTCTCCGACTACGAATCCCGCATAGAAGACTTTCGGAACGCCACGGGCGACACCCCCCCGACCGTCTCCGTTGTCCGCTTCACCCCCGGAGACACCCGCATCTACCAGAAAGAGAGCTTTATCGGGACGATCCTGGATGACGCCGGCCTCCCCCGCCCCGAGGCCCAGGACGTGGAAGACTTCGCCCTCCTGAACGTAACCGCCGAGGCCATCCCGGACATGGCCGGGGATGTGATCTACACGACCGTCTACGACAGAGAAGCCGATACCGCCAAGGCCGACATAACCTCCGACCCGCTCTGGCAGAACCTGGAGGCCGTCCAAAACGACCGGGTCTACGAAGTCTCCGACGACCTCTGGATGCTCGGCATCGGCTACACGGCGGCACAGGGCGTCCTCTCCGACCTCGAAGAGACCATCACGGACGGCAGCGGATCAACCACGATGGAGACGACTATGATGGAGACCACCGGCTGA
- a CDS encoding glycosyltransferase family 4 protein yields the protein MRICFVSRRYFPAISGMSVYAQNLLKELVAMNHDVVMISQYRGDEAGTRVYGGGPPPEVPGVKVIGLEARGEQDGGDFERDIEEIVSVVEWEHAEKPFDILHAQYGYPTGLAALEASRRTGLPNLVSIQGGDGHWVGTCCGTHKRAMQAVLGHAGALLIGSRSFAREVGKNNGTNTERFTIVPGAVDVSRFRPQGNKVPGELSPEGPRLLYHGRVDARKGALVLLDAFRGLLGAELPARPRLVYSGIGPDLGRVRKRIAELDLAEEVDVLGYTPYGDAPGVYREGDLFVSPTYAEGFSNTILEAMASGLPVVSTRSVGVVDCLRHEENALLTEVGDAAGLRDEIHRILTDHGLRHRLAAVALEEVRRVYSWPAVARQIVGVYKELVGTEPDTRWKREFPVEPCRFREEPHLL from the coding sequence GTGAGGATCTGCTTTGTCTCCCGGAGGTATTTCCCGGCGATAAGCGGCATGAGCGTCTACGCGCAGAACCTTCTCAAAGAACTTGTAGCAATGAATCACGACGTTGTGATGATCTCACAGTACCGGGGCGACGAGGCCGGGACCCGGGTCTACGGCGGCGGGCCGCCACCGGAGGTTCCGGGGGTAAAGGTCATAGGTCTCGAAGCGCGGGGGGAGCAGGACGGCGGCGACTTCGAGCGCGACATAGAGGAGATCGTCTCTGTTGTGGAGTGGGAACACGCGGAGAAGCCGTTCGATATCCTGCACGCCCAGTACGGGTACCCGACGGGGCTGGCCGCGCTGGAGGCGAGCCGCCGGACGGGGCTTCCGAACCTCGTCTCCATTCAGGGCGGCGACGGACACTGGGTCGGGACGTGCTGCGGCACTCACAAGCGGGCGATGCAGGCCGTTTTGGGACACGCGGGGGCGCTCCTGATCGGGTCCCGTTCCTTTGCCCGGGAGGTCGGGAAGAACAACGGGACGAACACGGAGCGGTTCACCATCGTGCCGGGGGCGGTAGACGTGAGCCGATTCCGGCCGCAGGGAAACAAGGTTCCCGGAGAACTATCCCCCGAGGGCCCGAGGCTTCTCTACCACGGGCGGGTGGACGCAAGAAAGGGGGCGCTCGTGCTGCTCGATGCTTTCCGGGGGCTTCTCGGGGCGGAGCTTCCGGCCAGGCCTCGCCTCGTCTACTCCGGCATCGGGCCGGATCTCGGACGGGTAAGGAAGCGCATCGCGGAACTCGACCTTGCGGAAGAGGTGGATGTGCTCGGTTATACGCCCTACGGAGATGCCCCCGGCGTCTACCGTGAGGGGGATCTGTTTGTCTCCCCGACCTACGCCGAGGGTTTCTCCAACACGATACTCGAAGCGATGGCGAGCGGGCTGCCCGTCGTCTCGACCCGCTCCGTCGGGGTCGTGGACTGTCTGCGCCACGAAGAGAACGCGCTGCTCACGGAAGTCGGGGATGCGGCGGGCCTGAGAGATGAGATCCACCGCATCCTGACCGACCACGGCCTTCGTCATCGGCTCGCCGCCGTCGCGCTGGAGGAAGTCCGGCGGGTGTACTCGTGGCCGGCGGTCGCAAGGCAGATAGTCGGGGTCTACAAGGAGCTGGTCGGAACCGAGCCGGATACCCGCTGGAAGCGGGAGTTTCCGGTGGAGCCGTGTCGCTTCAGAGAGGAGCCTCACCTGCTGTGA
- a CDS encoding iron ABC transporter permease — protein sequence MLASVRFGAAQIGTSEVIGAFTDYDSGSEEDLIIRTLRVPRAVIAALVGASLAVAGAIMQGLTRNPLADPGILGIEAGAALAVVGAVFLFGVSSLSTYALFAFLGGGITAVLVYGLGSMGRGGMTPMKLTIAGAAFTALLSSLTTAMLILNQQTLEQIRFWLAGSVAGRDLTLLLQVLPYILVGLLISLAISRQVTTLSLGDDVAAGLGQRTGWVKGLAAVAVVLLAGSAVAIAGPIGFVGLVIPHIVRFFVGVDYRWILPYSILFGAMLLVSADIAARVVLRPQEIPVGIMTALVGAPFFIYLARWRIKR from the coding sequence ATGCTCGCGAGCGTCAGGTTCGGGGCGGCTCAGATCGGCACCTCCGAGGTTATCGGGGCCTTTACCGACTACGACTCCGGCAGCGAGGAGGACCTCATCATCCGCACGCTTCGGGTTCCGCGGGCGGTGATCGCGGCCCTTGTCGGGGCGTCGCTCGCGGTCGCCGGGGCGATTATGCAGGGTCTGACGCGAAACCCGCTCGCCGACCCCGGCATCCTGGGCATCGAGGCCGGGGCCGCGCTTGCCGTTGTCGGGGCGGTGTTTCTGTTCGGGGTGTCGTCGCTCAGTACGTACGCGCTCTTTGCTTTTCTGGGTGGCGGCATCACGGCGGTCCTTGTCTACGGCCTGGGATCGATGGGACGCGGCGGCATGACCCCGATGAAGCTAACCATAGCCGGGGCCGCCTTCACCGCGCTGCTGAGCTCGCTGACGACGGCGATGCTCATCCTGAACCAGCAGACCCTGGAGCAGATCCGGTTCTGGCTCGCCGGTTCGGTGGCCGGGCGCGACCTGACGCTTTTGCTGCAGGTTCTGCCCTACATCCTTGTCGGGCTTCTTATCTCTCTGGCGATATCGAGGCAGGTAACGACGCTCTCTTTGGGCGACGACGTGGCGGCGGGGCTTGGTCAGAGAACGGGCTGGGTCAAGGGGCTGGCGGCGGTCGCGGTGGTTCTGCTCGCCGGGAGCGCGGTCGCCATCGCCGGGCCGATAGGCTTCGTGGGGCTGGTCATCCCGCACATCGTGCGCTTCTTTGTCGGGGTGGATTACCGGTGGATTCTGCCCTACTCCATCCTTTTCGGAGCGATGCTGCTCGTCTCGGCGGACATCGCCGCAAGGGTCGTTCTCAGGCCGCAGGAGATCCCGGTCGGCATCATGACCGCGCTGGTGGGTGCGCCGTTCTTTATCTATCTGGCGCGGTGGAGGATCAAACGATGA
- a CDS encoding sugar phosphate isomerase/epimerase family protein produces the protein MKLRYAYNTNGAANHRLEDALEMISASGYSGVALTLDHHHLDPLAPDLEKRSERLARRLGDLGLGIVIETGARFLLDPREKHEPTLISPSKKDRLRRLDFLTRAAGIAAATDAEAVSFWAGVPRPGVSRQDASKWLVEGLQSYAGIAGEIGATIAFEPEPGMLVETLDDFVSISEEVPSLKLALDTGHCLVTGEREPDQAVREFSGYLGTVAVEDMRRGVHEHLPFGEGDMDLEAVLGALLEVGFGGLVCVELSRESHRAHHAVPEALQYLKRTEHALEETGERQ, from the coding sequence ATGAAGCTGCGTTACGCATACAACACCAACGGTGCAGCGAACCATCGCCTGGAGGATGCGCTGGAGATGATCTCGGCCTCCGGCTACAGCGGCGTGGCGCTGACCCTGGACCACCACCACCTCGATCCGCTCGCCCCGGACCTGGAGAAAAGGTCGGAGCGACTCGCCCGGAGGCTCGGGGACCTCGGCCTCGGCATCGTTATCGAAACGGGGGCGCGCTTCCTGCTCGACCCGAGGGAGAAGCACGAACCGACCCTGATCTCCCCCTCGAAAAAAGACCGGCTGCGCCGCCTCGACTTCCTTACCCGCGCCGCCGGGATCGCCGCCGCCACCGATGCCGAAGCCGTCTCGTTCTGGGCCGGGGTGCCGCGCCCCGGCGTGTCCCGGCAGGACGCGAGCAAGTGGCTCGTGGAGGGGCTTCAGAGCTACGCCGGGATCGCGGGTGAGATCGGGGCGACCATCGCCTTCGAGCCGGAGCCGGGGATGCTGGTCGAGACGCTGGATGATTTCGTATCTATCTCGGAGGAGGTGCCCTCCCTGAAGCTGGCCCTGGATACCGGGCATTGTCTGGTCACCGGAGAGCGCGAGCCGGATCAGGCCGTCCGGGAGTTCTCCGGATATCTCGGGACGGTCGCTGTCGAGGACATGCGCCGGGGCGTTCACGAACACCTGCCGTTCGGAGAGGGGGACATGGATCTCGAGGCCGTGCTCGGTGCGCTTCTGGAGGTCGGTTTCGGCGGCCTTGTCTGCGTTGAGCTCTCGCGGGAATCCCACCGGGCGCACCACGCCGTGCCGGAGGCCCTGCAATACCTGAAGCGCACGGAACACGCTCTCGAAGAGACCGGAGAAAGACAGTGA
- a CDS encoding YcaO-like family protein, producing MSGERSLGEVAEAYRASLGAGEVMEFPVSGLDHTGVPVHTVAVWPESGAGKGPFCNGVGYGNTADEARVSAFGECVESVGAWKRVQSMKRVRASRPELVRQYGERAVMDPVLGGLPAGSGYTPQTELDWVQMRRWPDGSTVLAPVEFVATRGADLPDDAPEPLFTPITNGLGAGLDPERAVSHAVMEILQRDGNGLAFRALDRGIGVDLEGLEDAAALELLSRLDDEGIDVTVKLAATDFGLANVYAVGEDRYPSRAMHPLSVTACGEACHPDRGRAVRKAVAEFCASRARKPFNHGPLAPIEELAPTGYVERFRRQPLSSEEDRSLDATLGWLDLGHDGLRGLVSNILTVRETVALTALPTTTAGTPEETLGIVLPRLRKEGYEVLYADIAPSEDVRAVKVIVPGLEVETLSYGRIGARNLARLLERDIGLVGLGAPPKDRPGTKRILLTEEQKSRFGGPAWFDYRAANAAVGELYPLYREPGRHVAALAKERGAL from the coding sequence GTGAGCGGTGAGCGAAGCCTCGGGGAGGTTGCGGAGGCGTACCGGGCCTCGCTCGGGGCGGGGGAGGTGATGGAGTTTCCTGTCTCCGGACTGGACCATACGGGCGTTCCGGTGCACACCGTCGCCGTCTGGCCGGAGTCCGGCGCCGGGAAGGGGCCATTCTGCAACGGCGTCGGGTACGGCAACACCGCGGATGAGGCGCGGGTCAGCGCGTTCGGAGAGTGCGTGGAGTCCGTCGGGGCCTGGAAAAGAGTGCAGAGCATGAAGCGGGTTCGGGCCAGCCGCCCGGAACTCGTCCGGCAGTACGGCGAGCGGGCGGTGATGGACCCGGTTCTCGGGGGGCTGCCAGCCGGGAGCGGCTACACCCCGCAGACAGAGCTCGACTGGGTACAGATGCGCCGCTGGCCGGACGGTTCGACCGTGCTCGCGCCGGTGGAGTTCGTCGCCACGCGCGGTGCGGACCTGCCGGACGACGCGCCAGAGCCGCTGTTTACCCCGATCACCAACGGCCTCGGGGCCGGGCTCGACCCTGAACGGGCCGTCTCGCACGCGGTTATGGAGATACTCCAGCGCGACGGCAACGGCCTCGCTTTCCGGGCTCTTGACCGGGGCATCGGGGTAGACCTGGAAGGTCTGGAAGACGCCGCCGCGCTGGAGCTCCTGTCCCGGCTGGACGACGAGGGCATAGACGTAACGGTGAAGCTCGCGGCGACGGACTTCGGCCTTGCGAACGTCTACGCCGTCGGGGAGGACCGCTACCCGTCCCGAGCGATGCACCCTCTGAGCGTCACGGCCTGCGGTGAGGCGTGTCATCCAGACCGGGGCCGGGCCGTCAGAAAAGCGGTCGCCGAGTTCTGCGCTTCGCGCGCGAGGAAACCCTTCAACCACGGGCCGCTCGCCCCGATAGAAGAACTCGCCCCGACCGGATACGTCGAGCGGTTCCGCCGGCAGCCGCTCTCAAGCGAGGAGGACCGCTCGCTCGACGCCACGCTCGGCTGGCTGGACCTCGGCCACGATGGTCTGCGCGGCCTTGTCTCCAATATCCTGACCGTGCGCGAAACGGTCGCGCTCACCGCTCTCCCGACCACGACCGCCGGTACGCCGGAAGAGACCCTCGGCATAGTGCTGCCCCGGCTCCGAAAAGAAGGATACGAAGTCCTCTACGCCGACATCGCACCCTCGGAAGACGTGCGGGCTGTGAAGGTCATCGTGCCGGGGCTTGAGGTGGAGACGCTCAGCTACGGAAGGATCGGGGCGCGCAACCTCGCCCGGTTGCTCGAGCGGGACATCGGCCTCGTCGGCCTCGGAGCGCCGCCTAAAGACCGCCCCGGCACAAAGCGGATCCTGCTCACCGAAGAACAGAAATCTCGCTTCGGAGGCCCGGCCTGGTTTGACTATAGAGCCGCAAACGCCGCCGTCGGGGAACTCTACCCGCTCTACCGGGAACCGGGCCGCCACGTAGCCGCGCTCGCAAAAGAGAGGGGGGCATTATGA
- a CDS encoding PIG-L deacetylase family protein, translating into MSGTAVFISPHLDDVVFSCGGTVAKLASRGWRCVLVTCFTRSVADPSGFALACQTDKGVPSGVDYMELRRSEDVESARISGVSRVVHLDHAEAPHRGYESAKSLFGGVYLGDAVFEEVAVDLGFIISSEAPDLLFAPQGLGNHVDHLQVVQAVREVTEKDREGRPNPRISRNPHVFFYRDTPYAIRAGQTHPEPRLPSGLREIPVGLIPDNLETKLRATEAYGSQIGFQFDGPEKARASLTYFAASEAGRIGAESRYAEAFLSTDEGADHIAEVI; encoded by the coding sequence GTGAGCGGAACAGCGGTCTTTATCTCTCCCCACCTCGACGATGTCGTGTTTTCGTGCGGTGGTACGGTCGCGAAGCTGGCCTCGAGGGGCTGGCGGTGCGTGCTCGTTACGTGCTTCACCCGGAGCGTGGCCGACCCCTCGGGCTTCGCCCTCGCCTGCCAGACCGACAAGGGGGTGCCGTCCGGGGTGGACTACATGGAACTCCGGCGCTCGGAGGATGTGGAGTCGGCGCGCATCTCGGGGGTATCGCGGGTGGTGCATCTGGATCACGCCGAGGCCCCGCACCGGGGCTACGAGAGCGCGAAGTCCCTTTTCGGCGGGGTTTACCTCGGCGACGCGGTCTTCGAGGAGGTCGCCGTCGATCTCGGGTTCATCATCTCCTCGGAGGCGCCGGACCTTCTTTTCGCCCCTCAGGGACTCGGAAACCACGTGGATCACCTGCAGGTGGTTCAAGCCGTCCGGGAGGTTACGGAGAAAGACCGCGAAGGCCGCCCGAACCCCCGTATCTCCCGCAACCCGCACGTTTTTTTCTACCGGGACACCCCGTACGCCATCCGCGCCGGACAGACTCACCCGGAGCCCCGGCTCCCGTCAGGGCTCCGGGAGATACCGGTCGGGCTAATCCCGGATAACCTTGAAACCAAGCTCCGCGCCACCGAAGCCTACGGTTCTCAGATCGGATTTCAGTTCGACGGTCCGGAAAAGGCAAGAGCTTCCCTGACTTACTTCGCCGCTTCGGAGGCCGGACGCATCGGGGCGGAATCCCGCTACGCCGAGGCCTTTCTCAGCACCGACGAGGGCGCCGATCACATAGCTGAGGTGATCTGA
- a CDS encoding Fpg/Nei family DNA glycosylase → MPEGHSIHRYAGQHRSLFAGQRLRVDSPQGRFSEGASRLDGRVLEEVHPFGKHLWYRFSGGGEAGFLHVHLGLYGKFTTGENPPPEPKGAVRVRFVSEGRWLELRGPTACEIQTENERDAVLARLGPDPLVPASDGEPAKERIRRSRSATGKLLMDQSVVSGIGNIYRAEILFRAGISPNRPGNTLSDGEWRELWADTRTLMRAGVKTGRIVTTRPGHRPKKSGRVPRTDAFYVYKRDGQPCRICKTGVLRAEMAARNVFWCPKCQPE, encoded by the coding sequence GTGCCCGAAGGACACTCGATACACCGCTACGCCGGGCAGCACCGGAGCCTGTTCGCCGGGCAGAGGCTCCGGGTAGACAGCCCGCAGGGCAGGTTCAGCGAAGGTGCGAGCCGGCTCGACGGGCGGGTTCTCGAAGAGGTGCATCCCTTTGGCAAGCACCTCTGGTACAGGTTCTCGGGGGGCGGTGAGGCGGGCTTCCTGCACGTCCACCTCGGGCTGTACGGCAAGTTCACAACCGGAGAGAATCCGCCGCCGGAGCCGAAGGGCGCGGTCCGGGTCCGGTTTGTCTCGGAAGGTCGCTGGCTTGAACTTCGCGGCCCGACGGCATGTGAAATCCAGACCGAAAACGAGCGCGACGCCGTTCTTGCCCGACTCGGCCCGGATCCGCTTGTCCCGGCCTCCGACGGAGAGCCTGCAAAAGAACGGATCAGGCGTTCAAGGTCGGCCACCGGGAAGCTGCTTATGGACCAGAGCGTTGTATCGGGCATCGGGAACATCTACCGGGCCGAGATCCTTTTCCGGGCCGGTATCTCCCCGAACCGGCCCGGAAACACCCTCTCGGATGGCGAGTGGCGCGAACTCTGGGCCGATACCCGGACGCTGATGCGCGCCGGGGTGAAAACCGGGCGCATCGTCACCACCCGCCCCGGACACCGTCCGAAAAAGTCCGGTCGCGTCCCCCGCACGGACGCCTTCTACGTCTACAAACGTGACGGCCAGCCGTGCCGCATCTGCAAAACCGGGGTCCTCAGGGCCGAGATGGCCGCGAGAAACGTTTTCTGGTGCCCGAAGTGTCAGCCGGAGTAG